The Deltaproteobacteria bacterium genome includes the window GGTCGTCGCTCCAAAACCCAACAAATAGATCGCAAGGAGAAAACCATGTTCACCCCAGGACTCACCGTCGTCATTTTCCTGCTTTTCCTGGTCATCGTCACTATTTCCATGGGCGTGCGACTGGTACCCCAAGGGTATAAATTCGTGGTGCAACGCCTGGGCAAATACCACACCACCCTGAGCCCCGGCCTGAACATCATCATCCCCTACATGGACACCGTGGCCTACAAGGTGACCACCAAGGACATTGTCCTGGACATCCCTTCCCAGGACGTCATCACCCGCGACAACGCGGTCATCATCACCAACGCCGTGGCCTACATCAACATCGTCTCGCCGGAAAAGGCGGTCTATGGCGTCGAGGATTACCGTATCGCCATCCAAACCCTGGTCCAAACCTCCCTCAGATCCATTGTCGGCGAAATGGATCTGGACGACGCCCTGTCCTCCCGCGACATGATCAAGTCCAAACTCAAGGAAGCCATCTCCGACGACATTTCGGATTGGGGCATCATGCTCAAAACCGTGGAAATCCAGGACATCAACCCCTCCGAGACCATGCAGCGGGCCATGGAGGAGCAGGCCGCCGCCGAACGTGCCCGCCGGGCCACGGTCACCCGCGCCGAGGGAGAAAAATCTGCGGCTATTCTCCAGGCCGATGGTCGTCTCGAAGCCTCCAAGCGCGACGCCCAGGCCAAGGTCGTTCTGGCCGAGGCCGACCGGGCCGCCATCGAAAAGGTGGCCGTGGCGGCCAAGGAAGGGGAGCTCCCCTTGGTTTTTCTCCTGGGGCAGCGCTATGTCGACGCCATGCGCAAACTCGCCGAGGGCAACAATTCCAAGATCGTGGTCCTGCCCGCCGACCTTCCCGCCGCCGTGCGCGGCATCATGGGCACGCTGGGAAAATAGCCAAAACCATCTCGGCATGGGGTGGCCCTTTTCCAGATCCACCCCATGCTGCCCGGGTCTCACTTGCTGGTGATTTCCGAACCCACGCCGCCCTGGGTGAACATTTCCAGCAAAATCACATTCTCCACCCGGCCATCGAGGATATGGGCCTTGCCCACGCCTCCGTCCACGGCCTCCAGGCAACACTTGATCTTGGGAATCATGCCGCCCGTGACCACGCCCTGTTCCAGGGCGTGCACGGCCTGGTGCAGGGTCATGGAGGAAATGAGCCCGCCTTCCTTGTCCAGGACTCCGGGCACGTCCGTGAGCAGGATAAGCTTCTTGGCGCCCACGGCCACGGCCACGGCGCTGGCCACGGAATCGGCGTTGATGTTGTACGTATTGCCCTCGTCGTCCACGCCCACGGGCGCGATGACCGGCACAAACCCCGCGCCTTGCAGGGAGTCGATGAGCTTGGTGTCCACGGCCACGACTTCGCCGACCTTGCCCAGATCAATGATCTCGGGCGCGGCGTCGGCGCGCTCCACGGCCATTTCCAATTTCTGGGCGCGGATCAAACGGCCGTCCTTGCCGGACAGGCCCACGGCCTTGCCGCCCTGGACGTTGATTAGGTTGACGATTTCCTTATTGACCTTGCCCACCAGGACCATTTCAACCACATCCATGGTCGCGTCGTCGGTCACGCGCAGTCCCTGACGAAATTCCGACGTGATGCCGAGTTGCTTGAGCATGTTGCCGATCTGCGGCCCGCCGCCATGCACGATGACCGGATTGACGCCGATGTATCGCAACAACTGAATGTTCAGGGCAAACCCACGGCGCAAGGCTTCATCCTTCATGGCGTGACCGCCATATTTGATAACCACCGTCTGTCCATAAAATTCGCGAATATACGGGAGCGCCTCAAGCAGAACCGAGGCCTTGAAGGCTTCTTGATTCATGACTTTCCTCTCATGGGGTTAAAGAACATATCGCGGAGGAACATCCTCGCGCAACAAAGGCGGGAATCGTGAATACGCCCGCGATGGGCCGAGTTTTGAAAAAAAG containing:
- a CDS encoding paraslipin; its protein translation is MFTPGLTVVIFLLFLVIVTISMGVRLVPQGYKFVVQRLGKYHTTLSPGLNIIIPYMDTVAYKVTTKDIVLDIPSQDVITRDNAVIITNAVAYINIVSPEKAVYGVEDYRIAIQTLVQTSLRSIVGEMDLDDALSSRDMIKSKLKEAISDDISDWGIMLKTVEIQDINPSETMQRAMEEQAAAERARRATVTRAEGEKSAAILQADGRLEASKRDAQAKVVLAEADRAAIEKVAVAAKEGELPLVFLLGQRYVDAMRKLAEGNNSKIVVLPADLPAAVRGIMGTLGK
- the argB gene encoding acetylglutamate kinase; translated protein: MNQEAFKASVLLEALPYIREFYGQTVVIKYGGHAMKDEALRRGFALNIQLLRYIGVNPVIVHGGGPQIGNMLKQLGITSEFRQGLRVTDDATMDVVEMVLVGKVNKEIVNLINVQGGKAVGLSGKDGRLIRAQKLEMAVERADAAPEIIDLGKVGEVVAVDTKLIDSLQGAGFVPVIAPVGVDDEGNTYNINADSVASAVAVAVGAKKLILLTDVPGVLDKEGGLISSMTLHQAVHALEQGVVTGGMIPKIKCCLEAVDGGVGKAHILDGRVENVILLEMFTQGGVGSEITSK